The Scytonema hofmannii PCC 7110 genome includes a region encoding these proteins:
- a CDS encoding pentapeptide repeat-containing protein: MEAIELLQRYATGERNFTRVDLAEVNLSSANLIGIDFSGAILSGAKLSRVNLSEADFLCTDLCWAFLPEVNLTKANLRYADLCKSDLRKATLCEADLYRANLSGADLSGANLSGANLSYTKLCGTILNEVDLTGANLSGATMPDGTTHN; the protein is encoded by the coding sequence GTGGAAGCTATTGAACTGCTACAGCGATATGCGACAGGAGAGCGGAATTTTACCAGGGTTGACCTGGCTGAGGTCAACCTGAGTAGTGCTAACCTTATTGGTATTGATTTCAGTGGAGCCATACTATCTGGGGCAAAACTCAGTAGAGTCAATTTGAGTGAAGCCGACTTTTTATGTACCGACCTTTGCTGGGCATTTCTGCCAGAGGTAAATTTAACTAAAGCTAACCTTAGGTATGCAGATCTGTGCAAGAGTGACCTGAGAAAAGCTACTCTCTGTGAAGCAGATTTGTATCGAGCTAATCTGTCTGGAGCAGATTTGTCAGGAGCAAATCTAAGTGGAGCCAACTTAAGCTATACGAAATTGTGCGGGACAATCTTGAATGAAGTAGACTTAACTGGAGCTAATCTCAGTGGGGCTACTATGCCTGATGGTACAACACATAACTAG